Genomic DNA from Antennarius striatus isolate MH-2024 chromosome 16, ASM4005453v1, whole genome shotgun sequence:
tgtgtgtgctaaacctacagtacctactgtaggtacaacgtgtgtgtgctaaacctacagtacctactgtaggtacaacctgtgtgtgctaaacctacagtatctactgtaggtacaacgtgtgtgtgctaaacctacagtacctactgtaggtacaacgtgtgtgtgctaaacctacagtacctactgtaggtacaacgtgtgtgtgtgtgtgtgtgctaaacctacagtacctactgtaggtacaacgtgtgtgtgtgtgctaaacctacagtacctactgtaggtacaacgtgtgtgtacagtacctattgtaggtacaacgtgtgtgtgctaaacctacagtacctactgtaggtacaacgtgtgtgtgctaaacctacagtacctactgtaggtacaacgtgtgtgtgctaaacctacagtacctactgtaggtacaaagtgtatgtgtgtgtgtgctaaacctacagtacctactgtaggtacaacgtgtgtctgctaaacctacagtacctactgtaggtacaacgtgtgtgtgctaaacctacagtacctactgtaagtacaacgtgtgtgtgctaaaccgacagtacctactgtaggtacaacctgtgtgtgctaaacctacagtacctactgtaggtacaacgtgtgtgtgctaaacctacagtacctactgtaggtacaacgtgtgtgtgctaaacctacagtacctactgtaggtacaacgtgtgtgtgctaaacctacagtacctactgtaggtacaacgtgtgtgtgctaaacctacagtacctactgtaggcacaacgtgtgtgtgctaaacctacagtacctactgtaggtacaacgtgtgtgtgctaaacctacagtaccgactgtaggtacaacgtgtgtgtgctaaacctacagtaccgactctaggtacaacgtgtgtgtgctaaacctacagtacctactctaggtacaacgtgtgtgtgctgaacctacagtacctactgtaggtacaacgtgtgtgtgctaaacctacagtacctactgtaggtacaacgtgtgtgtgctgaacctacagaaccgactgtaggtacaacgtgtgtgtgctaaacctacagtacctactgtaggtacaacgtgtgtgtgctaaacctacagtacctactgtaggtacaacgtgtgtgtgctaaacctacagtacctactgtaggtacaacgtgtgtgtgctaaacctacagtacctactgtaggtacaacgtgtgtgtgctaaacctacagtacctactgtaggcacaacgtgtgtgtgctaaacctacagtacctactgtaggcacaacgtgtgtgtgctaaacctacagtacctactgtaggcacaacgtgtgtgtgctaaacctacagtacctactgtaggtacaacgtgtgtgtgctaaacctacagtacctactgtaggcacaacgtgtgtgtgctaaacctacagtacctactgtaggcacaacgtgtgtgtgctgaacctacagtacctactgtaggtacatctcaccagagttgggctcacattttatcttttttctttttgtcggttagcatgaatgaagtcatgctatgctaggctatgtagggaggtctcctttgtttcaagtttgcgtgttgtgtgtgcgcgcgcacactcccacacgtgtgtgcgtgccggacctacagtataaaactaaaacacagtaagttggtctcatactTTCTGTCCTATtacctgtcagcataaataaagtcagctaatgctaggctaagtagggagttgtgctttgtttcgtattgtgtgcgcgcacgtgttagtCGATTGTTTGCTGGTCGTCATAGCAACAACGCTcataggtctgtcctccttacccagaatcagaacattggtgtcctgataTTAGTGTCTCCTCCCTCccttgtgcatccattcagccCACAGCTTGAAGGGAtgtggggggccaaactgacccagtggacactcatactgttggtacacagctgtcctgcaggactcttcattcccactattgaagtaaaggtatgtacaagtcatattccatacaatgttttaataaaattggttaaatacactaattttccaaatatagttgtctacaggtgttagtgaatgcacatgtgttgatagtagttcagtaaaaaataatagtgttgtgtattagaatgtTCCAGGAAGACAGTAGgtgaagtgaagactttagtataaatttctgagacagattcatgtatgtcatgtaTTGTTTTGGCTCGTTAtgtcgttacgtttggtgttcccctctacaagatccactttccaaaggctttgaagggacaatgcagagtcgaacctcacaagacagagacaacattctgttagtgttgcaatattttaatatttcaaacaaacatgttgtaaaattctgttggtaattgttcacaacaaaacacagtaaaaagtaaccatacaaataaataaattagtagcaagtaccaggatgttttttttacacacaaattttctaaacagagaaatgaatcaaacaatatcaataacagtaaagatctatctttgtgttttattgaacaggttttgtagctgacatgttggacctcatatgtgacaaagtcttggtggaccccgtgccatacacaaatgagatgttgtccattcctctccccaagaatctgtctgcccagtgtgagcgtccggacaaggaggaggtcattgccagctacatgacctggttcaaccaagactcggtctaaatccagcgtagtggccttcgtcttcaggaaactcctggcgtatgtgaaggaccacacaggctgggatgacgacccggattctgcaccctaagtagccccagcaccagccaacaaaggggcgataggccagatgtctgcaccgtctacagaaggaggacacaaaactatttatttcacaatattttcaatcctgagtattacaactgttgttgatctcctgacaggatggctctgtgttctcattactgttattggatgtattgttttatgtaaagaaatgcttgtatatgtcaacataaatggattgtgaataccaaaaaatgttcaacatgtctattaataagataaaaatcaaggtgtcgcaaatacaataaagtagactttgttgtacctatactgtatatgtcatgttactgcattaatgaaggaatgcctgatgaagcaaaataagacataactagtttttattccaacatttttcaaagaacgacttaccgatgtattggtctcagactgaagggccacactcggccctcagtacgtgagcggccctttgtagggtgtacacgtttaggcacacaggctggaacccaggatgttgagtcatgaacggaacctcatcaacctgcagacggctcctaacctacagtgagaaacatggtaaaggtcatttaaatttacagttgtaaaagtagccgaataGAGAcattgtggtttagctgtgagcatGCTACTTGtctccaaacagatgttttctgcttctgttggcacacattcagtgtccacaggaacacctgtacaacaggtgaagacacctgtacaacaggtgaagacacctgtacaacaggtgaagacacctgtacaacaggtgaagacacttCAAAATAGAGTCGATAAAGGCATGACTGCAGTATGGTTACATCACTTCagcattaacctggtgtgatggtagcaggtgtcagctccgtgtgtctcgtcacagaggactgcctcaaacatttagcagcttagtaacgggttaaatcaatgtgatagaaaaataaagtcacttagccgactcagggtcatgaatgtacgccgacacgacgggtcctccaaacgccataatgctaacaaacgtaacgccggtcagtgtcccgttagcctaacgctctacctcagaggggcgtggcccaggtgaaggaggcgtggaccagcggagctcattaacatactgcagccggaggcctgaaacgaagcgttttgtgaggagCTGAGATGAGAGATtctgaaaagctgatatttaggaccacagatcactttaggtcagaaTATctgaatacagtctagttggacatctggcagctgaatgacatcaagTTAGAAACAcagaatatgggacctttaaagcCCGATGATCACGGCGCCGTGATCAGAgcgcatgatgtttttaaacccttCTTAACTAATGAGGTCTGTCATGGGGGTGGCGGCGGTCATGTTTCcatgacagtatagatgtgaaactttcttccggtttttatttggagccgattgacccgaTTGATTGTTTACCTTTGATCAGAGAAAAGCGCTTCAAAGCGCTCCTTCTCCACAGGCGGCCGACGCCGTGTTTCTCTCCACGTAGTCGCCATCATACAAGTGATTCActtgatgtaaacatgtttcgcaattcgtacatgcttgtcatgtgatgcaaacacgtaccgtgattggtgcatcttgtcatgtgacgcaaacgtCTGAATGACGATTACGTGCACGATTTACGCGTGTTGTGTGAGCATAGTCTTCCTATGCGGAGCTCCTCTGAAGAGTGGCCccagtgacacaaacacacacgtggtCATGGTAGGAGTTCAAAATCAGATTCAATGATTCTGGGTTTTATGTACAACAGAAAACAGCTGGttcctctctgctgtgtgtctgttggggCCAGATGTCACCTCAGGTTACCTGGAGGAGAGAAGTGTCCTCATGGAGCTGAAGGTGAGCAGACCACACCTGGTCAATCATGTCAGTGTGGGGCAGAGACCAGGTCAGGGGGGGGCTAGGGTTACAGAGGGCAGGGCTCGTTGGGGGGGTCTAAGGGTTAAAGAGGGCGGTGCTCATTGGGGGGGGTCTAAGGGTTAAAAAGGGCGGTGCTCATTGGGGGGGGTCTAAGGGTTAAAAAGGGCGGTGCTCATTGGGGGGGGTCTAAGGGTTAAAAAGGGCGGTGCTCATTGGGGGGGTCTAAGTGTTAAAAAGGGCGGTGCTCGTTGGGGGGGGTCTAAGGGTTAAAAAGGGCGGTGCTCATTGGGGGGGTCTAAGGGTTAAAAAGGGCGGTGCTCATTGGGGGGGTCTAAGTGTTAAAAAGGGCGGTGCTCGTTGGGGGGGGTCTAAGGGTTAAAAAGGGCGGTGCTCATTGGGGGGGTCTAAGTGTTAAAAAGGGCGGTgcttgttggggggggggtctaaggGTTAAAGAGGGCGGTGCTCGTTGGGGGGGGTCTAAGTGTTATAAAGGGCGGTGCTCATTGGGGGGGTCTGGTTAAAGAGGGCGGGGCATTGAATGAGTTTCAGTCCACATGTAAACGGAACCAGATCCGGTTTATTAAAACCAGTTCAGTGCAGAATCACGTGGGACCCGGATCCTTCACGTGCACGGCGAGCACACGCGGGTGAGAACGTCTCCGGTTACATCCTGGACAAACACGGTGATCACGTGACTTGGTTCGAAGGAAGGAGTGACGTCTTCGTTTCGGAGTCAAATCGCGGTTCAGACCAGCTGCTCCTCATTTGCATCATGGAACACGCCACTATTATGGGATGGAGCTGCAGATGCGCGTCGGGAGCCTGAGGCGCGAGCTTGTTTACCGTCACCAGAGGGCGGGGCTCGCGCGTCCCGGTGCGCCGCCCCCGCCCTGGTGCAGCATCCCGCCGCTCACCGGCAGACATGGAGCTGCTCGCGCTCATCGGGGGGTGCGCCGCCGCCTTCTTCATCGCCGTGGCCTGTGACGTCATCGGGCTCGTGCTCCTCTTCGTCGGGGTCTTCGCCGACCTGCGCGCGGCCGGAGGCGCGTTCTACGGGGACTTCTTCATCTACAGCGGCGCGCTGCTCGTGTTCGTGAGCCTCTTCCTGTGGCTCGTGTGGTACGCGGGAAACATCCCGGTGCCCCACGAGCGCGTGACGAAGAGGAGCAGCCTCGCGCGCCTGGCCCGGAAGTTCTCCGAACGGCTGGGCCAGACCCTGAGGGGGGAGGAGCGCGCCGCGCGCGTGGAGGTGGACGGCGGCAgccagctgcccccccaccacaaGGCCAGCCGGGTGACGTGGGGCCGGGCCACGGCCTACCGGAACCAGGGCTACGACGGCTCCGAGggggcccctgagggccccAACACCGAGGGACAGCTGGACATCTGAAGCAGGTGGACACACCCCCTTCCCGCCCACACCACACCTGTAGACTGAAAGGTCTCCACATTTCCCAGGGTGCATTTCAGCTGCGTCATTACACTGACTTCATGTTTTCAGTATGTTTCATCACAGGTCACGTGACCTCACGCCCCGACGGGGGTGTCCAGGTCACGTGACCTCACGCCCCTTTGCTCTGATGTGTGTCTGAAACTTGTGAGGctaacctggataaataaaggttaataaaatacagaaataatgtttagttggtagtcatgtgacaccgtacacgcatgctattggcttcTGTGTAGTCATGAAACTCTttaaacagccaatcagagtgtgTGAAGGCAACCCCCCCTCAagggtttgttgtttattttagtttcattttcataaatgtGTCCATGTGTTAAAGCTGATGGGAAAGGTGTggtgaggaacacacacacagacacacacacagacacacacacagacacacacagacacacacacacacagacacacacagacacacacagacacacacacacacacacagacacacacacacacagacacacacacacacacacagacacacacacacacagacacacacacacacacacagagacacacagacacacacagacacacacacagacacacacacacacacacacacacacacacacacacagacacacacacagacacacacacacagacacacacacagacacacacacacacagacacacacacacagacacacacacacacacacacacagacacacacacacagacacacacagacacacacacacacagacacacacagacacacacagacacacacacacacacacagacacacacacacacacacacacagacacacacacacagacacacacacacacacacacacacacacacacacacacacagagacacacacagacacacacacacagacacacacacagacacacacacacagacacacacacacagacacacaaacacacacacacacacagagacacaaacacacacagacacacacacacacacacagacacacacacagacacacacacacacagacacacacacacagacacacacacacacagacacacacacacagacacacacacacacagacacacacacacagacagacacacacacagacacagacacacaaacacacacagacacacacacacacacagacacatacacacacacacagacacacacacacacacacagacacagacacacacacacacacacagacacacacacagacacacacacacagacacacacacagacacacacacagacagagagacacacacacacacagagacacacacacacacacagacacacacagacacacacacagacacagacacacacacacacacacagacacagacacacacacacacacacagacacacacacagacacacacacacagacacagacacacacacagacacacacacagacagagagacacacacacacacacagacacacacacacacacagacacacaggttgCTACTGAGTGACTGGTCTGACTGGTTTGTCTTTGTTCTGTTGCTGGTTAAACAAACCAGTCAGGAGGTGATGAGTCGACACTGTTTTtaacgtgtatgtgtgtgtgtctgtgtgtgtgtgtctgtgtgtgtgtgtgtgtgtgtgtgtgtgtgtgtctctgcgtgtgtgtatgggtgtgtatgtgtgtgtgtgtcagtgtgtgtttgtgtgtgcgtgtgtgtgtgtgtgtctgtatctgtgtctgtgtgtgtgtgtctgtgtgtgtgtgtgtgtgtgtgtgtgagagtgtgtgtttgtgtgtgagtgtgtgtgtgtgtgtcagtgtgtgtttgtgtgtgcgtgtgtgtgtgtgtgtctgtatctgtgtctgtgtgtgtgtgtgtgtgtgtgtgtgtgtgtgtgagagtgtgtgtttgtatgtgtgtgtgtgtgtgtttgtgtgtgtgtgtgtttgtgtgtgtgtgtgtgtgtgtgtgtgtgtgtgtgtgtgtgtgagtgtgtgtttgtgtgtgcgtgtgtgtgtgtgtgtctgtatctgtgtctgtgtgtgtgtgtgtgtgtgtgtgtgtgtctgtgtgtgtgtctgtgtgtgtggctgtgtgtgtgtgtgtgtgtgtgtgtgtgtctctgcgtgtgtgtgtgtgtgtgtgtctgtgtgtgtgtgtgtctgtgtttgtgtgtgtgtgtgtgtctgtgtgtgtgtgtgtgtctgtgtgtgtgtctgtgtgtgtgtgtgtgtgtgtgtgtgtgtgtgtgtgtgtttgtgtgtgtgtctgtgtgtgtgtgtgtgtctctgcgtgtgtatgtgtgtgtctgtgtgtgtgtgtgtgtgtctgtgtttgtgtgtgtgtgtgtgtgtgtgtctgtgtgtgtgtgtgtctgtgtgtgtgtgtgtctgtgtgtgtgtgtgtgtctgtgtgtgtgtgtgtgtgtctgtgtatgtgtgtgtctgtgtgtgtctgtgtgtgtgtgtttgtgtctgtgtgtgtgtgtctgtgtgtgtgtgtgtgtgtttgtgtgtgtgtctgtgtgtgtgtgtgtatgggtgtgtatatgtgtctgtgtgtgtgtgtgtgtgtgtgtgtctgtgtgtgtgtgtgtatgtgtgtctgtgtgtgtgtgtgtgtgtgtctgtgtgtgtctgtgtttgtgtgtctgtgtgtgtgtgtgtgtgtgtgtgtgtgtctgtgtgtgtgtgtgtgtatgtgtgtctgtgtgtgtgagtgtgtctgtgtttgtgtgtgtgtgtgtgtgtgtgtgtgtgagagtgtgtgtttgtgtgtgagtgtgtgtgtgtgtcagtgtgtgtgcgtgtgtgtgtgtgtgtctgtatcagtgtctgtgtgtgtgtgtctgtgtgtgtgtgtgtttgtgtgtgagtgtgtgtgtgtgtgtcagtgtgtgtttgtgtgtgcgtgtgtgtgtgtgtgtctgtatctgtgtctgtgtgtgtgtgtctgtgtgtgtgtgtgtgtgtgtgtgtgtgtgtgagagagtgtgtgtttgtgtgtgagtgtgtgtgtgtgtg
This window encodes:
- the LOC137609321 gene encoding transmembrane protein 238-like is translated as MELLALIGGCAAAFFIAVACDVIGLVLLFVGVFADLRAAGGAFYGDFFIYSGALLVFVSLFLWLVWYAGNIPVPHERVTKRSSLARLARKFSERLGQTLRGEERAARVEVDGGSQLPPHHKASRVTWGRATAYRNQGYDGSEGAPEGPNTEGQLDI